Below is a genomic region from uncultured Desulfovibrio sp..
GACCGGGCTTGACTGGAGCGCACCAACCCACGGGCGCGCCCTTACCGGAACCCTGACGGGTTTCCAGAGGCTTGGCCGTGACGGGGCGGTCGGGGAACACACGGATCCACACTTTGCCGCCACGCTTGATGTGACGCATCATGGCGATACGAGCAGCTTCAATCTGCTGGCTGGAAAGCTGGCCATGCTGCACGGTTTTAAGGCCGATATCACCAAACGCAATGGTGGCGCCGCGGGTGGCCAGGCCACGCAGGCGGCCTTTCTGCCACTTGCGGAATTTAACTCTTTTGGGCGCAAGCATTACTGATCAACCTCTTTGTCAAGGATTTCACCCTTATAGATCCACACCTTGACACCAATGATGCCGTAGGTGGTGTGCGCTTCGGCAAAACCGTAGTCAATGTCGGCACGCAGGGTCTGCAAGGGCACTCGGCCATCGCGGTACCATTCGGTACGGGCGATTTCTGCACCGGCCAGACGTCCGGCGCAGGTTACCTTGATGCCTTCGCCGCCAAACTTGCGGGCCATGGACACGGTACGCTTCATGGCGCGCCGGAAGGCCACGCGGCGCTCGAGCTGCTGGGCGATGTTCTCGGCCACCAGCTGGGCGTCCACTTCGGGGCGACGAATTTCGTTCACTTCAAGAGAGAACTCGCGGCCGAACTTCTGACGAAGATCGTTGCGAAGCTTTTCGATTTCCACACCCTTGCGGCCGATAACAATACCGGGGCGAGCGGTGGAAAGGATAAGCCGTACCTTGCCGCCGGCACGTTCGATCTCGATCTTGGAAACCCCGGCATGAAACAGGAGCTTCTTCACGAACGCGCGGATTTTGCTGTCTTCATAGACAAAGGCAGGGTAGTCCTTCTTGCTGAACCAGCGGGACTGCCAATTCTTGTTATACCCAAGCCGGAACCCGAACGGATGTACTTTCTGACCCATAGCCTATTCCTGCCCTTCTGCGAGTATAACGGTGATGTGGCTGGTGCGCTTGTGAATCTTGGTCGCCCGGCCCTGAGCCCGGGGCATAAAGCGCTTCCAGGTGGGGCCTTCGTTCACCACGATTTCCTTCACCACCATGGCATCCACATCAACGCCGCCCAGCTGCGAGGCATTGGCCAACGCGCTCTTGAGCACGCCGAAAAGCACGCCAGCGGGCTTGTTGGGCGTGAAGCGCAGAAGGTTCATAGCCTCCTCCACTCCAAGACCCTGCACGTTCTTGGCCACAAGACGGGTCTTGCGCGGCGAAACGCGCTGGAATTTTGCAATAGCTTTAGATTCCATATGCCTACCCTACTTCTTGCCGGCCTTGGCCTTTTTGTCGGCGGCATGCCCATGGAAGGTACGAGTGGGCGAGAATTCACCCAGCTTGTGGCCAACCATGTTTTCGGTAACGAACACCGGCACGAACTTCTTGCCATTGTGCACCGCAAAGGTCAGTCCCACCATTTCGGGCAGGATGGTCGAGCGGCGCGACCAGGTCTTGACTACACGGCGGTCGCTGTTGGCCACGGTGCTGTCGACCTTTCTCATCAGATGGCCGTCAACAAACGGCCCTTTTTTCAACGATCTCGGCATGAGCTACTCCTACTTCTGGCCGCGGCGTTTGATGATCAGCCGGGAAGAGGCCTTCTTCTTGTCGCGGGTCTTGTAACCCTTGGCAGGCATACCCCAAGGCGACACAGGATGACGGCCACCAGAGCTTCTGCCTTCGCCACCGCCCAGGGGGTGGTCGATCGGGTTCATGGCAACGCCGCGAACCTTGGGACGACGACCCAGCCAGCGGTTGCGGCCAGCTTTGCCCAGAGAGATGGTTTCGTGATGCACGTTGCCCACCTGACCCACAGTAGCCACGCAGGTAGCAAGCACCTTGCGCACTTCGCCCGAGGGCAGACGCAGCAGGGCATAGTTGCTTTCCTTGGCGACCAGCTGGGCATAGGTACCGGCGGCGCGGCACATCTGGCCGCCCTTGCCGGGGTAAAGCTCAATGTTGTGCACAATGGTACCCACAGGGATGCGGGCCATCTGCAAAGCATTGCCGGGCTTGATGTCGGCCACGACGCCATTGCGCTCGTTGATGCCGGACATGATCTTGTCACCCTGTTTCAAGCCAACCGGAGCGAGGATGTAGCGCTTTTCGCCGTCCGAATAATGGAGCAGCGCGATACGGGCGGTACGGTTGGGATCGTATTCAATGTGCGCAACAGTGGCTTCAACGCCAGCCTTGTCGCGCTTGAAATCGATGATACGGTACAGACGCTTGACACCACCACCGCGACGGCGGCTGGTGACTCGACCCAGATTGTTGCGACCGGCCTTCTTGGTGAGGCCTTCAGTGAGCGACTTCTCAGGGCGCGTCCGGGTGATTTCCTCAAAGTCGGAAACCGTCTGGAAGCGACGCCCCGCGGAGGTCGGTTTCAGCTTGCGGACAGCCATGATTACACTCCCTCGAAGAACTCAATTTTATCGCCCTGGCGCAGCGTAACATACGCTTTCTTCCAGCCGGGCTTACGGCCTACAACGCGACCCTGACGCTCCCTGTTCATGGGGGCGCGGCGCACAACGTTGACGGCTTCCACTTTAACATCAAAAGCCTTTTCCACGGCCAGCTTGATTTCAAGCTTGTTGGCCAGGGTGTGAACCATAAAGGCCACCTGCTGGGCTTCGTCCTTGATCAAGGTCGTCTTTTCGGTCAGCAGGGGCTTGAGCAGAACAGAAGTAGTTTCCATCTTACGCCCCCTTCTTTGCGAAACGCGCCTGAA
It encodes:
- the rplP gene encoding 50S ribosomal protein L16, whose product is MLAPKRVKFRKWQKGRLRGLATRGATIAFGDIGLKTVQHGQLSSQQIEAARIAMMRHIKRGGKVWIRVFPDRPVTAKPLETRQGSGKGAPVGWCAPVKPGRVLYEIKGVSLDLAREALTRAAHKLPVKTIIVVREGI
- the rpsC gene encoding 30S ribosomal protein S3, which encodes MGQKVHPFGFRLGYNKNWQSRWFSKKDYPAFVYEDSKIRAFVKKLLFHAGVSKIEIERAGGKVRLILSTARPGIVIGRKGVEIEKLRNDLRQKFGREFSLEVNEIRRPEVDAQLVAENIAQQLERRVAFRRAMKRTVSMARKFGGEGIKVTCAGRLAGAEIARTEWYRDGRVPLQTLRADIDYGFAEAHTTYGIIGVKVWIYKGEILDKEVDQ
- the rplV gene encoding 50S ribosomal protein L22; this translates as MESKAIAKFQRVSPRKTRLVAKNVQGLGVEEAMNLLRFTPNKPAGVLFGVLKSALANASQLGGVDVDAMVVKEIVVNEGPTWKRFMPRAQGRATKIHKRTSHITVILAEGQE
- the rpsS gene encoding 30S ribosomal protein S19, translated to MPRSLKKGPFVDGHLMRKVDSTVANSDRRVVKTWSRRSTILPEMVGLTFAVHNGKKFVPVFVTENMVGHKLGEFSPTRTFHGHAADKKAKAGKK
- the rplB gene encoding 50S ribosomal protein L2, producing MAVRKLKPTSAGRRFQTVSDFEEITRTRPEKSLTEGLTKKAGRNNLGRVTSRRRGGGVKRLYRIIDFKRDKAGVEATVAHIEYDPNRTARIALLHYSDGEKRYILAPVGLKQGDKIMSGINERNGVVADIKPGNALQMARIPVGTIVHNIELYPGKGGQMCRAAGTYAQLVAKESNYALLRLPSGEVRKVLATCVATVGQVGNVHHETISLGKAGRNRWLGRRPKVRGVAMNPIDHPLGGGEGRSSGGRHPVSPWGMPAKGYKTRDKKKASSRLIIKRRGQK
- the rplW gene encoding 50S ribosomal protein L23, which translates into the protein METTSVLLKPLLTEKTTLIKDEAQQVAFMVHTLANKLEIKLAVEKAFDVKVEAVNVVRRAPMNRERQGRVVGRKPGWKKAYVTLRQGDKIEFFEGV